In the genome of Nycticebus coucang isolate mNycCou1 chromosome X, mNycCou1.pri, whole genome shotgun sequence, the window atccccccaaataaataaataaataaataatatacttactgtacttttaatttcttttaaacataatttaattaatgatctttaagaattATTGTGGCACATGTAAGATCATCTCATGGCAcccaggttgaaaatcactgctctagaccaATGGTTCTCAGCCCTGACTGCATATTACAGCAAAAATATCGATACTTTAGAAACAGTCCAGACCAATGATATCAGAATTTCTTGGGTATAGGACCAGAGTAATTGTGTGTTTTAAAAGCCCCCAGGGTGATTTATTGTACAGCTaggcttgagaaccactggcctagaatCTACAAGCCATTCCTCATCTTGGCTTGCCTCATGGACGAGGTTGGGGGTGGATTAGTAACTTAACTGACACAGTCCAACTCAGCACTGGGCTTGGCTCAGAGGTGGGGCCATGGGAACATTCCTTGATGAGTTTGCAGAGGAACTGCATGAATATAGCTATGGTTCTCAGGTAGGAAAATGAGCTGAAATGAgagaatggtggtggtggtgtaggGGGTTAGGGGTGAGCACAACAAAGTTCAAGCCTTAAGGCCTCACTTTGCCTTATTCCTCATCAGGCATTCTCTCCATCTGTCCTTTTGGCTTCCTGTGTTACCATCTACTTAGTTCAGAGCTATCCTAGATCTCTCAAGTATaccttcttcatttttccttccagGAAAAGAGAAGTAATAGTACTAGTTCAGATGACATACACAATCATTCCAAAATAGCAGAACATGTCCACTTCACACCAGATTGGCTCTTCTGGTCTTCTAAGTGGACCATAATCCCCTTGATTGAAAGAAGCCTAAGAATTGTGCTagaattgtttttcttccttactCCCCTTCCCATATTTAGTTAGTCAGCAAGTACTGTTGATACTAACTCCTAATAATCTCATAATTTCATTTCTCTGGCACCATCCTAATCCAAGTGACCAGCATTTTCTTGCTGGAATGGAGTATAGTAGTCATCTCCTGCTGATTATCCTCAGTCTGGTCTGCCATCAAGTCTTTTAGGTATGCTGCACCTTTCTTCTACAGACTTCACATCTCAGCTATAGATCACTTCCCAAAAGGTAATCTCTGGTCCTCAGGAGTGGATACATTTCTACTTTATTCTAGCAtcgtgcctggcacataataggtactCTGTGGACATTTTTGGCATTGATGAGTGGGTGAattggatggttggatggatgggtggTTTGGATGGTTAGATGGATGGACTGGAGATCAGAGCCAAAGGAAGTATTCAGACATGGATCCCTGAAGCTTCTCAGCTCACAAGGGAAGGCTGGTCATTGAGGGCCTTGACACATCCCAGATAAACCAAATAGCATCAAAGGGTAAAAATGAAAAGCCAACAGTCTTCCTAACTCCTAACCCCAGACTTACTTCCCAGGGGCAAACACTTTTAGCTTCCTGTTTtccattattttgaaaagaaattcttgGGAATTGTTTTGGTTAAACAAATAGCAGATTTTCAGATTTGTCATTTTTGAACAAATGCTGCAACATGGTGCAGAGGGAAAAAGAGGCATGGACTTTTGAAAAGGATGGAAATTGGAATCCCAGCTTTGCTGTTGGTGGGTTATGTAACCTTGAACAATAGTCCTCTTTGGGAccaaattttcttatttgtaaaatgaagtgtTAGTCTGTGTCCCTTTCTGTTTTGGAAATCTAGTTCTTCctgtcttcttccttctcccacccccctgGGAAAGTTTTGAAGAGAACCCAGTATGCAAATGGATGGATGGCTTGCTCAGTAAGCTGGGCTGCCAGTCTGGCCACTATGTAAAGGCCCTTCATTGATAGCTACCACTACTTCCAACCAAAGCAGAAAGGGGGATTCACCTGCTAGTTAGTAGTCACTGGTGTCTGCCATCTCATAGATACCTTCCAGGCATCCTTTCTGCTGCATGAGGTGATGGGCTTTGATCACTGCCCTGTGGGTACAGTCTTAAGCATGTTTTCTGTGCCTGCAAAACAGTACCCACCTCTGTGCACCCGCTTCCTCCCTGAGTTTGCAGGCACCCAGCTCAAGATCCTTCACTTCCTAGTTCCTCTTGAATAAAATCCTGTTTTGGAGCAGTTAGCACTCCAGCTCATCAACCATACCAGGGTGCAGAAGTGCCAAAACAAAGACTGTGTACGTACCCTCAACCAGGTCTCAGCCCAGTCAGGCTGGCTCCAGCAGAGGCCAGAAAAATCTGAAGAGCTACTTCCAGCCATCCTCTGCCATCCCCAAGCGTCTCCTTACTTAGAATTACCTAGCCTGCCACTCATGGGTGCCCTCCTTATCCCAAAGACTTCAGAagaggagacaacaaccaaagtggCAAAAGAGCAGGCCAAGGCTTTAGAGGACAAAGATGAAAAGGAGGTATGGACTTCCTTCTGGAAATCTGTTCTGGGGGACCTCATGCCAACACCCCTCTggtggccacagggagccatgTGTGATGCATACTGTGAAGAAGCCAGGACCCAACCTAAGCCACTACTTCTACATATGTGGCAGACCCCAGGGTCCATCCACTGATGCCTCCTCTTACTACAACTTCTTCCTCTGGGGCAGACCCAGATGAACCAACTGAGGCCTCAGGATGTCTGGCACAGTCAGTCCTGCACAGCTCTCCTCCTCCTGAGCTGCCAGTGCTGCGTCTAGGGCTCTTttgtcctcttcctctttctcctcttccctctacttcctttttctcatcctatttctcttcctcctctcaacccttctctttctctctcttccttcctagcTCTTCCTTATTGGTGAAGTTTCTTGTACCTTAATCCTGTGACACATCTTCCTGTCACAGGTACATGGGAATCAGCCACCTCAgaaaattgtgatttttaaacCCTTTCTGTCCTTGTTGGGAAATGTATTTATGCATAAAGTCTGTGTCTTTGTTTGAGGGTACCACATTGAGTACTCCATAAAGGTGAGTCAGAGAAGCTATCTCAATACTTGGTTTGCCAGCTGCCTGCACCCTGATAATATAACTtctagggagaggggaagagagaggagtggTACTTACCATAAAGTGCTTGGCTGTAGGGGTTCTCTGCACTGTTGACATTAGATCAGCAAGGGAGATGGGTTGTGTAGCCTTAAACCACAACTTCCCAATGATTGTGTTCTACAGGTGCCACAAATGGGTTATAGGGTGGAAAGCAATGGGACCCTTGTCCCTCAGAGTTGCTAGACAGGTCATGGGATCAGACAAGTCTCAGGGAATATTGCTTCCCAGGCAAGCAATACCCAACTATGCCATGCACATGTTTCCTGTGTGCTATGACCTGGAAAGGTTGGGAGCATTGACTTAGATATGGTGCTTGCCATAGCCAAACTTCTTTTATCACCTTGGAAAACAGGGCTGATGACTCTTATTCTATAAGATGCTGCATGAGGGAAAGAGGATAATGGATTGATAAAGACATCTATTCCCCCTTCTGGAAAATACTTCCTCAGTTTTGGGGAACCACTCCTCTCCAGGCATTTGGTTAGGGCTGACTCTATCTTCTGGCTTCAAGGGCTAGCCGGGGCCCAAATGTCTGGTACTAACAGTGAAGAATCAATCCCTGGGTTTAGAGCCAATTCCAACAAATCTACCAAGTGTCCCAGCTGTTTGTGCAACTCATGCATAGTGTTTGGACATCTTCCTCTTTCTAGATCTCAGTTTCCCTATCAGTAAAATGAGATGGTCAGGCCAGCAGTGATCTGGTTTCCTCGTGCTTCTGCCACTTGTAGGAGGGAGTCAGGTATAGTGCAGTTGTCTGTTTTCTGTCTAATAAAGGGCTAAAAGTGCTGCagtttgctctttatttttagaCTTCAGTCAGCTAAAGGCACACAACAAAGCAGAGGACGGGAGGAGGTAGAGCCTCAAGTGCAGTACAGGTTGGGTAGGGTCCAAGACAACTTGTTTCTCAGGCATAGGTGGTGACATATTGAGGCCCCATGTTCCCAAAGTAGGAACGCTCCCACTCACTCATGAGCTCAAGGTGCACAGGACGGTGACAGAAATTGCAGGCAGCCACAGACACATCCTGAAAGGGCAGCCCCACCTCATTCCAGGCTACCAGCAGCTTCCCTGAAGGTGttaggagaaggagagaaaaagaattagTTAAGACTACGTCTTCCAAATCCCCATGTCACAGTACATATGGGCCAAGATATTGGTACCCTCAACACTTCAAGGTGCTTCAGGGCCAGAAATAACCTCTCTGCTCCAGTGTGTGCCATAAATGTTGCCATTTTTCTATGGGTGCCAGGATGTATGATAGATTGGGAAGCAGTCTTTTGATATAATTTGAAGCTGTCCTGCCCTGGACCACTCCCTAAGTATAGGATGTGCTGTGACTGGACAAGTGAATTATCTGGAAACTTCTAGCATGGTAAGGAAAGATGATACTGACAGTAACCACACTATTCCGTTGATGCTATGACCAGGAGTTCTGGGGCAGGGTGAGAACCAAAGGAGGGAACCTGACTCAACTCTAGGAAGTGCCTCAGGTATATGCCAGGGTGCTGTCCTTATTCTTTCCTATGCTAATGTCCTTTGTAATTTCATCTAGTGTAATGGCTTTAAGCACCATCTCTAATCTGATGGTTCTGAAATGTTCATATCTAGCCAGATGTCTCTATGATTTCCAGACTTTTCTATACAGTGAGCTTTCAGCATTTTCACCTACATGTCTAATAGGCATCTTTAGCTTATGAGTACAACTGAGCTATTCATGTCTCTACCTTCCACCAATCCTGCTCTACTTTCCACCTTTCCCATCTCAGTTGATGGCAATTCCAGTTGTTCGGTCCAAACATTTCTTAGCcatcctttaattttctttctctcttacccCACGTTTAATCTATCATTGGCTCCACCTTCAAAATCTGACCACTTATCATCACCTCCATTGCCATCATGACATCTTACCCAATATTATCTTTCATCTCAAATGTTACAGTAGTCTCCTACTGGGTCTTCCTGCTTTCACTCTTGCTCCCTTTCAATGTATTTTCAACAAGGAACTCAGGATAATTCGGTTAAAAGCCTGAATCAAATAAGTCAGTTTTCTATTCAGGTCCTTCTAAGGGCTGTGACTAAAAGCCAAAATCCTTCCAATGGCATATAACACTCTGGCTCTGCATTGCCTCTGTCTACTCAATTTTTCTGTATTCCACCTTCTTACACCACTCCTCACTCATCTTACCATTCTTGAGTAAGACAAGTAATACTTCTGTGTCTTCCATGCCTTAGGCTGCTCCTTCCACCTAGGATGCATAGCCCTTAGATATCTACCCAACCTTCCCTTAGATACCTACCCACTTCCTTTAAATATTTGCTCAAGTATCACCTCAATAGTCTCTACCCTTGCTAATGTAATACTGTAGTCTCCTCTGAACTAGCCCCTGGGGGCTGGGACTAGTTTTAATATCCCTTatagtgctttatttttttcccatagcATTTAGAACTAACATAGtattcaatttgtttatttttaaaatattctttgactATCCCATtccactagaatataagctccagAAGAGCAGGTATTTTGTCACTGGTTTTTTTACTAATAGATTCCCAGGATCTGGAATGGCATACTCACACAGTAGGtacttggtaaatattttttgaaagagaagTAGGAATCAATATGGTGTAGTTGGAGAAATAAAATGCACATGGGAAAGAGGTGAAGGCACAGAGATGACCACGTGATAGGCACTGAATCCTGTGCCAGGGAGCTTTGACTCTGTCTGTAAACCAATCTTTCCAAATGTTGGACTATACATCCATTTTAGTACAAACATTATATCATGTACTTTCCATcctgtatatttatttatgtactatATACTTGGTTTCATTGTCAATCTGTATGTTAAAAATCAATATCAGTAATGCTTACCTTCCTATtcttaagattaaaaataaacataacattCTAATATGTACTCTAGTCCCTCACCCTATAAAGTCATATTGCATACTTCACCTTGGAGAATACTGCTGTAGAGTCTGGACAATAGGGAATGGATTTAAGTAAGAGAACCATTTATTCAGGTTCTTAGAAAACTCTTGGGTGATCAATATGCAGAAGGTATTGAAGAGAAACAAAAGAGGAgcagaaaaattaagaagaaatcatGTTGACATGGACTTACAAAGTGGtaggggagaaaagagaacataTTTGAGAGACCATTTGCAACATTTCACCTCTAATATTGAAGCCAAGAGCAATAAAGAAAACTGAACTAAAGGCCCGGGAGTCTGGGTCATCAGCTTAGAGAGGCAGAAGACCTAGTGGTTATGACCACGGAGATAGAGACAGATCCCTAGTTCCAACCTAGTAGCTCTATGACCTTAGGCctgtgattttatatttttatgcctCAATTTCCacatattacaaaattaaaatgagaagagCATCTCTACCTAGTGAAGTTGTGAGGATTAGATAAGTTTGTACAGGTTTCGAACAGTGCTTGGCCGGAATTATTTAATGTTTGTAAGTGAATAAATGGTGCCTACTACCTTGTCTTCCTTATCTTCCTTGAACTCTCTTTCCTATCTCGAGGTCATTGCTCAAGGAATTCTCTAATTCTGGAATATCCTTATACCATATTCATATATACTTCAgtatgcaaaagaaaaatttcttcacCTACAAAGCCTTTCCAATTTCATCCTTCCCACTCTGTCTAACTGTAATGAGGTCACTCCATCCATCTACCAGAACAGTAGAGCTTATCATTCTGTACTGTACACCTGTGTCTGGCTCCTCTGCTATGCCATAGAACTGCACCCAATGAAAATCCAGCAAACTAGGCAAATTGCTTAAACTAGAATTTTCTGGGTAAAACTCAAATTATTCAGCTCTACAAGCCTCTCAATCTAGTCCCTGTTTTGCGTTGTGTTGTCTTTGTAGATCATAGATTTATACTCCCCGCAAACTCCATTCCTACTATCTTAGATCCCAGTGATACCTGCttattattcttaataaatcGCCAGTTGCTTCTCATCCCCTTCTTGATTTTCTTCATGCTCTCCCCTCTACTAGGAACATCTCTTTCATACCTTTCACCTAATACCACTCAGCTTGCAAAACTCAACTCAAGTGACACTTCCACTAGGAAACCTGTCTTAAATCCTCTAGACTGGGTCAGGGCCCTCCTCTCTGTTCCAAAAACCACTGCATGCACTGCCTTTGTTAAGCTTTCATCACTCCTTTATATCATTGTGTCTACCATGTTGTCCTCGACCACACTGAAGCCTTATAGTCCTAAGGTCTGTTTCTCATTCATTTGAGACCATAGTATAGGGGATAGCACATAACAGATGTTCCAGAAATAACTGTTTAACTGAATGGTCTCTGTATTCTCAACTTCTCCTTCAGATCCTGGAGCTAAGTGGAGGGAGAGTGCTCTCCAGCTTCCATATTGAGAACGTACCCACAAAATCTTCCATCATCTGAGGActgtggtggggggagggtgccAAGCGCAGGAGCTCCTCACCCCTCGGGACGGTTGGGTAGTTGATAGCCTGTACATAGATGCCATACTTGGAGAGCAGGAGATCACAGAGCTTGCTGTTGAGTGCTGCATCACCCACCTAGACTCAGGAGAAAGTCCAATCACTACTTGCCACCTTGAGCCCACCATCACTAGCTCCATTAAGCAGGTAGAGGGAACTAAATTAGGGAATATTGAATTTGGGGGCAGATTTTTTCATAAGGAGCAGTGACTTaatttctcatccataaaattgGCATAAAAGAAGTGTCCTTCCCATGCCCTGAATTACCTGGCTCACACAAATAGCACAAATAAATGTCATTTAGGAAATAAGTAGCAGTTCATGTTTAACAATAGTAAACCTTCATACATAGTTGGGGATTCAAAATAGCAGCTAGTCCTGTGCCTTTTGCTGACCTCAATTCTCCGTAAGACATATCTTTTGCACCAGgaccataaatatacacatatacatatgtgcatatatacatatacatatatacatacccggtttccccgaaaataagacatcctccaaaaataagacctacttacaggaaagataagacgtcccctgaaaataagacctagcgcatctttggaagcacaccttaaaataagacactgtcttattttcggggaaacagggtacatataCAAAACAAATTTCTCACAAAATGATACCCTTAGTATATGTGATGTACTCTAACACTTgctattctatttctttcatttttttaatcccaCTTACAACTCACCAAACTGATTTTATGATCCACAGATTGAGAAACACTGAGTTACAGGCTGTGAGTTCTAAATATTGTGCAGTTCAGGACAGTCTTACAAGCATGAGGTAATAGCTGATGCAAAGAAGAAATTCATTGATCTAGAATGGCTAATAATGTTTCAAAAAGGGAAACAGCTGGCAATAAGGAGAACAGCAGAAAAGTGAAGAGTAGAATCAGATATCACTTTGCTGAGAGTAGAAAACCCCTCGGAAGAGAGAGATGGTGAGGGCAATGGACAGGGTGGGGTGCTCACCCGGATGGGGATGATGTGGCTGGGGCAGGGGATGATGGGAAGGTTCCTGTCCATTAGTAGTTGACGCATGTGCTTGACATTGCGCTGGTGGGCTCGCCGCAGGGCTTGACCCTCTTCTCCCTTGAGCAAACGCACGGATTCCAGAGCCCCAGAAAGCACCATGGGGGGTAGTGAAGTGGTAAAAATGAAGCCTGCAGCATACGAGCGCACCATGTCCACCAAGTCATGGGTGCTGGCTATGTAACCACCCACACAGCCAAAGGCCTTGcctggagagaaggaggaggaagacatGTACAGATCCTATGATCAGTCCCTGGAGGAATAGGATCATGTCCCAGATAACACAGAGAAGTACACCAGAATCTGAGGCTCCAGACTGTCTCCTCAGGCCTCGCCTCATCTCTCCTGTCCATGACCCAGGCAGAGCTGATAATTCTGCTTCTTTGAGATAGCACTTTCAAGTCCTGCCATATGCAATGACTAGATATCTAAGCAGAAGCTGGGTGGGGATTTTTAACTGGTTAGGGCCATGAGTGGAGCTAAGATGAAGCTTGGGGAAGAGGTTAGAGAGGGGTTTAAAAACAGCTTTCCACATCCACAAGTTGAACCTGGTTATTTGGTCCAGCTCAGGGATCTTCAGAAAACCCTCCCAGACTTTCTCAGCAACTCTGGATTGGGATGGGAGTATAGGGAGGGAGTCCAGAAGGATAGCGGCCTGGAGCTGTGAATTCTGTCCAAACAACTCCTACAGCGTGGGGATGTatatgaagaaaatgcttttgcAGGGGCTCCTCTCTAGATGCCATATAAGGGAGGCCCAGGGTGTTCACTTACCAAGAGTTCCAGAGATTATGTCAATCTTGTGCATAATTCCATCACGTTCTCCAATCCCAGCGCCCCGGGGCCCATAAAGTCCTACAGCATGGACTTCATCCACAAAGGTCAGGGCCCCATACTGGTGGGCTACATCACACAACTCCTCAAGGGGACAGATGGCACCTGAGCAAAGCCAACGGATAGAGGTAGAAGTTCATAATCCTTCCCTAGCACCATTTCCAGGGTAGAATTTACCACACCTGATTTAGACTAGAAAGAGATATTGTAGAGAGGGAGGAAAACGGGCACCCTCATGTGGGACTATTCTAAACCTCTTTGCATGCATCAACTGCTTATATCCCATGCTTACCTTagcgcgcgctctctctctctctctctgtgtgtgtgtgtcttttcccCAATCTGAGATAAAGGCTTGGATCTATGtctgtttttccttcattctgaTTATGCATGTCTTCCTGTTTCTACCATTTTTAGCCTCTCTTTGCTTCTTTGGTTTTTCCTGGAGGTTTGTGTATGCACTAATACCACCCTCTGTACTCCCTGGAAACTGTTGAAATACAGAGAGTTGGAATACAGAAGAAACTTCTTCAGGTAGAAACAGGGGCTATAGGCCAAGATTAAAGAATGTGAGCAATAGAGCAACATAAGGGGAGACAATTCCAGAAAGTAGAGCCTGAGAAAAAGGAGACAGTGTGATGGTTCAAGcgtcattttatttgtttatttatttatttagacatagTCTTTGTCAcacatggtagagtgctgtggtgtcacagctcacagcaacttccaactcttgggcttaagcgattctcttgcctcaacctcccaagtatctgggactacaggaacccaccccaatacccggctatttttttttttttaagagatgaggtctagctctggctcaggctggtctcgaactccagagctcaggcaatctactctcctgggcctcccagagtgctaggattatgagcgtgagccaccacatccagccagcaTTATTTTAATAAGAGAGATTCAACCCTAAGATTGAAAGTTTGGGCAGTTTCCACCAAGGAAACAAGGAACTATTCATTTGCAAATGTAAGGAAGTGCAGTGGTACCAACAAGATACTAGAGAAATACTAAATTTGATTAATTTCTGTAGTAGAAATATGGAAAAGGagtggttttattttgttgctagTTGTAGAAATGTGAGAGTGGGCATTACAGTAAGTTTCTTAcgtatattaactcatttaattctcacagctgCTTAATTATTATCACCTCTATTTTTCAAATAAGGCGATAGagaactgagacacagagaaattAAGAAGTTTTCCTAAGCTAGTAAGTTGTGCTGAGATTTGAAGATGGACAGTCTAGTTTTAGAGCCTGTGTGAATACACATTACCTAATGCTAATGGCACTTACACTAGCTAAATCAGGGAGTACTATGAATCTTCTTTTGTTTCAGTTGGTAAAGTAACAAACTGAAATGAGGTGAGGACCTCTTCCCTTAAATACATTTGGAAGGGCATACCTAAAACACATGATTTCTGCCCAATAGGGCCAGCAATAAAAAGCTTTGGGTATTGTTTTAGTTGGGACAAGAAAGGAGGTAGGAGGGTAAAAGTTatttatctctactaaaacataCTAAATATTTTGGCTTCCATCatctttaattctcacaacaggaCAATTTTTCCttgaggaaaactgaggctcagagagttaaAGACTTACTCAATATCATATAGCCAGTTAAGTGTCAAAGgtgagatttgaacccaagtctCTCTGACTTAAAAACCTGTTTTAATACCAATGCTTCATACTGGACCTTGAAAAAAATATCCTAGGAAGTGTTTTGTGAAATTTTCTGTTGTAAGAAACTAGACACTGTATGACCGATTTGCATGGCATTTCTAGTGGAAAAGGAGTGTCACTTGAAGGAATTCGAGTCATACATCCTAGTGTTAAAATTATTGGCATCAATTTTCTGAGCCATTGTATATCACCTCTGAACTTTAGTTTCTTAACTGATAAGATGAGTGTAATAGCTTCTCCATCCTTTGCCatgtactagctgtgtgatcttggacaagttaatCCATTTGTTTACGTATCAGTTTTcctcatataaaaaataaaactagcacCTACCTCATGgaattgttgtgaagattaaatgaattaattacatGTAAAATAGCAATAATTTCACTTGGCACATAATATGTGTTCTATAGGtgttagctgttattattataattactatCATTATGGTTTTTGTGAAACCAATACTGGTAATATACACTTGACTCACAGAAATACATACCATCCATGGAGTGAACAGTCTCAAAGGCCACAATTTTGGGTGTCTCAGGGTTGGACTTCTCTAGAAGTTTCCTTAGGTGGTAAGGGTCATTGTGCCTAAAGATAAACTTGGCTGCTCCACTGTTGCAGATACCTTGGATCATGGAAGCATGGTTGCCCGCATCGGAGTAAATTTCACACCCTGAGGAACCAGATGcataattttgatgcacaattttaTCTCAGTACTCTCACTTCACTTTTCAGGTCTGACCTGGCAGGAGAAGATAGAAGATAGCCAACCCTTTCTTCATTTTGACAAGCCTTCTCTGCTTTCTTCACCTCTGGAAGCTGTTGCAACACATCTTCCTCCCTTGGAAGGACTTTCCTGCCTTGAAATTCTAACCCTTACACCTTTCCCTCCAGTTATTTATAACACAAGTCTGGCCTCTGTCTTGAGGTGGAGGAAAATTTAGTTTCTCTGGAAGCTTTAGAGTCTCTCTCGCTCTCTCGAGTCTCTTGAGGATAGGACCTAGGTTCCTTCTCTCCAATATATAAGATCAAGACTTAGAAaggggttttatcccagggaatGTTTGTTGATGTGGACTAATGCTAGATTCTTCCAGGTCTGGATGAAATACCACTTCTTATAGGTATTATCTATCTTCTTATAGTTACCAGCATAGGTAATTATCAGCCTTTCACTATTGAAATAATGGCATGTAAGAGCTGGGAGAGCCATTACTGATCATGGGATCCAATTCATTTATGGTACATGTGAGAAAGCTGAAATCCAGAGAGGGGAAGGCCTTTCTCTAGGACCTGAGGAATTGAGGGCTTTTTACTATGTAATACTGGGAGGGTAGGTGGGGGTGGGAAATTGGTGAATGGGTTTGATTCCTGCTGCCCCCAAATTGCACTGCCATCAAAGAACTCTAGTCCTTCCATAAGAGTAAGGGATACCTTCTGCTTCCCGGACGACATGGCTTGAAGTACAAGTAAATTGGGAATTTCTTGAGAGCacaaaccattttttttaaatctttctgtcACTGGTACTCAGTACAAGGTTAAGTATATAGTAGATGCTAAGTAAGacattgttgaatgaatggatgaataaatcaATGACAGACTTATGAGTGAATGAGTATACAGATGAATATATTACTGAATTGATGAGTGAAAGGAGGGGTGCCAAAAGATGAGGCTGAAGACATATGTAGAAGGCAGATTATTGAGAGCTTTAGAAACCATAAGGATTTGGTCCTAAAGTCAATGATGATCCATTAAAAGGTTTTGACCAGGGCAGTAACAAAGataggtttatatttttaaaaccattctgACTGTCGTGAAGAACAGATTATAGAAGGGCAaaggtgaaatta includes:
- the APEX2 gene encoding LOW QUALITY PROTEIN: DNA-(apurinic or apyrimidinic site) endonuclease 2 (The sequence of the model RefSeq protein was modified relative to this genomic sequence to represent the inferred CDS: inserted 8 bases in 6 codons; deleted 2 bases in 2 codons; substituted 3 bases at 3 genomic stop codons) encodes the protein MLRVVRXNINSIRXPLQDMVYQESSNCATMAXGRILEELDADIIRLQETKVTRDVLTEPLAIGEGXNSCFSFSHNHSGYSGKLSTLFIPFCKDCATLVAAGEGLSGLLATQGXVGCSGNMDEFTQEELQGLDSKGQALLTQYKICTWEGKERTLTLINVYCPHEDLGKPELLAFKMHFYRLLKIRAEAFLAAGSHVIILGSFHHPINYWDAVNLDCFEENPVCKWMDGLLSKLGCQSGHYVRPFIDSYHYFQPKQKGGFTCXLVVTGVCHLIDTFQASFLLHEVMGFDHCPVGTVLSMFSVPAKQYPPLCTRFLPEFAGTQLKILHFLVPLEXNPVLEQLALQLINHTRVQKCQNKDCVRPSTRSQPSQAGSSRGQKNLKSYFQPSSAXPQASPYLELPSLPLMGALLIPKTSEEETTTKVAKEQAKALEDKDEKEVWTSFWKSVLGDLMPTPLXGGHREPCVMHTVKKPGPNLSHYFYICGRPQGPSTDASSYYNFFLWGRPR
- the ALAS2 gene encoding 5-aminolevulinate synthase, erythroid-specific, mitochondrial, producing the protein MMAAAMLLQYCPVLPRGPTGLIGKVVKTYPFPLGIGHCPILATQGPICSQIHLKATKAGGDSLSWTKSHCPFMLSELQDGKSKIVQKAAPEVQEDVRSFKSDLSINVASINLRNPFSSPQEREQISGTVTHLIQNNMLGNHTFGYDQFFRDKIMEKKQDHTYRVFKTVNRWADAYPFAQHVFEASVASKDVSVWCSNDYLGMSRHPRVLQATQETLQHHGAGAGGTRNISGTSKFHVELEQELAELHQKDSALLFSSCFVANDSTLFTLAKILPGCEIYSDAGNHASMIQGICNSGAAKFIFRHNDPYHLRKLLEKSNPETPKIVAFETVHSMDGAICPLEELCDVAHQYGALTFVDEVHAVGLYGPRGAGIGERDGIMHKIDIISGTLGKAFGCVGGYIASTHDLVDMVRSYAAGFIFTTSLPPMVLSGALESVRLLKGEEGQALRRAHQRNVKHMRQLLMDRNLPIIPCPSHIIPIRVGDAALNSKLCDLLLSKYGIYVQAINYPTVPRGEELLRLAPSPHHSPQMMEDFVGKLLVAWNEVGLPFQDVSVAACNFCHRPVHLELMSEWERSYFGNMGPQYVTTYA